The following proteins are encoded in a genomic region of Cryptomeria japonica chromosome 11, Sugi_1.0, whole genome shotgun sequence:
- the LOC131860040 gene encoding receptor-like protein 7, which translates to MALAIVKFATSTVFLIVLFASTYICLCRCPPQEYEALLSFNITLTFPAGYGYEWANGTDCCEWYGIECDEHKNHVVEIRWMPDRNGYGAQGGIMSDNLCKFPSLTGIVISDVGLIGNLPSCLGNLHFLEDIIIEYNELGGVIPLSVCMLTNLSYISLLGNQLSGSLPSCLNNLSSLRSLEISDNRLSGQIPYTWGNLPLLEFLDVSFNQLSGTLPLSFAGLSSLTDLYARGNRFNESAPSWGLPSSIKRLSFSLNHELTISEKFFRNLTNLWRLSLSNSTLNISTSWIPNFQLSELELVSCQMDGQIPPWISTQFSLYSLTLADNGLVGEIPSWLWAMAASFDELNISQNHLHGSLFPNGPNSRIGILDVSSNALSGNIPSEWPALTKLIEGPPLQLMLNDNLFTGNIPPSLCNSSLWLQLHLENNMLDGMIPWCLIEDGSRIYDLNLGGNSLEGSMPQGLIFSSSIEYLVLKNNQLSGIFAPSFTNYTVLQLLDIGHNKFSGHLPKSIGNISSLQVLVMNDNQFRGNILSELGDLKQLQILDLSSNSLSGSIPHNIVFLRAMAAAIEDGYVLQSSLPYEGGNRRTSSLGGLGMASKGTELYYTYILSTLTSIDLSNNQLTGDVPLDLGKLKGLRFLNLSMNSLNGIIPHSLGDMSQLESLDLSSNKLSSNIPSELQSLSYLAYLNLSNNNLSGNIPQGGQMITFENTSYAGNPNLQGCPLPKNCNWPKFAPPRPVSSPENKDDEEREQIPWYQIGLGWSYGAGFLSIVVLLLLVRDSWRKKYFKGVDDILKFLFSFVRNRRL; encoded by the coding sequence ATGGCGTTGGCTATAGTTAAGTTCGCTACTAGTACTGTGTTTTTAATCGTCCTCTTTGCCAGCACATATATCTGTTTATGCAGGTGTCCTCCGCAGGAATATGAAGCTCTTCTATCCTTCAACATCACCTTAACTTTCCCCGCGGGCTATGGCTATGAATGGGCGAATGGAACAGACTGCTGCGAGTGGTATGGCATAGAATGCGACGAGCACAAGAACCATGTGGTGGAGATAAGGTGGATGCCAGATCGAAATGGCTATGGTGCACAAGGAGGAATCATGTCTGACAACCTCTGCAAATTTCCTTCTCTTACAGGAATAGTGATATCGGACGTGGGATTGATAGGTAATCTTCCTTCATGCTTGGGAAATCTCCATTTTCTTGAGGATATAATTATAGAGTACAATGAGTTGGGTGGGGTAATACCCCTTAGCGTTTGTATGCTCACAAATCTCAGTTACATTAGTCTTTTAGGGAATCAACTGAGTGGAAGCCTGCCATCTTGTTtgaacaatctttcttctttgagATCTCTCGAAATTTCAGACAATCGATTGAGTGGCCAAATTCCATATACATGGGGCAATCTCCCTTTGCTTGAGTTCTTGGATGTTTCCTTCAACCAATTGAGCGGGACTCTTCCGTTGTCATTTGCAGGGCTGTCCTCCCTTACTGACCTCTATGCCCGTGGAAATAGATTTAATGAGAGTGCCCCTTCTTGGGGCTTACCATCCTCTATTAAACGTCTCTCTTTCTCATTAAACCATGAGCTCACAATTTCAGAGAAATTTTTCCGTAACCTTACCAATTTATGGCGTTTATCTCTATCCAATAGCACACTAAATATTAGTACATCGTGGATTCCCAACTTCCAGCTCTCTGAGTTAGAACTTGTGTCATGTCAGATGGACGGTCAAATTCCACCATGGATTTCAACTCAATTCTCGTTGTATTCCTTGACATTAGCTGACAACGGTCTTGTTGGAGAAATTCCCTCTTGGCTATGGGCCATGGCTGCTTCCTTTGATGAACTAAATATCTCACAGAACCATCTGCATGGGTCCCTTTTTCCAAATGGTCCGAATTCTCGGATAGGAATCTTGGATGTGTCTAGCAATGCATTAAGTGGAAATATACCTTCCGAGTGGCCAGCTCTAACAAAACTAATTGAGGGGCCTCCTCTTCAATTGATGCTCAATGATAATTTGTTTACCGGTAACATTCCTCCAAGCTTGTGCAATTCGTCTCTATGGTTACAGTTACATCTTGAAAATAACATGTTGGATGGAATGATTCCTTGGTGTTTAATTGAGGATGGATCACGCATTTATGACTTAAATTTAGGAGGTAATAGTCTTGAGGGAAGCATGCCCCAAGGGTTAATCTTCTCGTCTAGCATTGAGTACTTGGTACTTAAAAATAATCAGCTCAGCGGAATCTTCGCTCCCTCATTTACCAATTATACAGTTTTGCAACTACTTGATATTGGGCACAACAAATTCTCCGGACATCTTCCAAAGTCAATTGGGAATATTTCATCTCTTCAAGTGCTGGTGATGAACGACAATCAGTTCAGGGGTAACATTCTTTCAGAACTTGGCGACCTGAAGCAGCTCCAGATCCTAGACCTTTCGTCCAACAGCTTATCAGGCTCTATTCCACACAATATTGTATTTTTACGCGCAATGGCTGCAGCAATAGAGGATGGCTATGTTTTGCAGAGTAGTCTGCCATATGAGGGTGGTAATAGGCGTACCTCCTCTCTTGGTGGACTGGGTATGGCCTCCAAAGGTACAGAACTATACTACACATATATTCTTTCCACACTCACTAGCATAGATCTCTCCAACAATCAATTGACTGGAGATGTTCCTCTTGACCTTGGAAAGTTGAAGGGGTTGAGGTTTCTGAATCTATCCATGAACAGTCTTAATGGAATTATTCCACATAGTTTGGGGGATATGAGTCAACTTGAATCGTTGGACCTTTCTTCAAACAAGCTTTCAAGTAATATTCCTTCAGAGCTTCAATCTTTGAGCTATTTGGCATATTTGAATTTGTCCAACAACAACCTCTCAGGTAACATACCTCAAGGAGGACAAATGATCACATTTGAAAATACATCATATGCTGGAAATCCAAATTTGCAGGGATGCCCACTTCCAAAGAACTGCAATTGGCCCAAATTTGCACCTCCTCGTCCTGTGAGCTCTCCTGAAAATAAAGATGACGAGGAGAGAGAGCAAATACCGTGGTATCAAATTGGACTAGGATGGTCATATGGAGCAGGATTTTTGAGTATAGTAGTGTTGTTGCTTTTAGTCAGAGACAGCTGGAGAAAGAAATACTTCAAGGGGGTTGATGATATTTTAAAGTTTCTGTTTTCTTTCGTGCGTAATAGGAGATTATGA